A stretch of Porites lutea chromosome 5, jaPorLute2.1, whole genome shotgun sequence DNA encodes these proteins:
- the LOC140937716 gene encoding cell adhesion molecule CEACAM1-like isoform X2 has protein sequence MSCSICFVIFLVFVSVFASTANAGFGIWEPFPKNKNCIEYSSVEVTCVAYDSNDTSGVIPDRIEFVGLKNGKKLTSDGNVFFTTKRKDNGRKLFYTLHIRNVTMKYDSQSGPIGNYFCRAYAVNSTKYEVEHGFYINVIQESDIPKVETSKVDVLEPGDTATITCNMTDRGYRHNVLKQIAWFKNGRMLRSVKNPNPADPEKALGPLVIEEAIAKDGGNYTCVINVMLRAVLEYNVSDITPVSATTLEYKEAESKAVKTGEDVTLECRARGFPLNLEWKVRKNKDKKAKCFNTSIDGRFKIIQEKMYDPYFLTITNLNTNDTGIYYCCLPSNCSAKVTIKEYCQRFTLIVTDPAYSGSTMLWASRVVILALMTLSFTHP, from the exons CTGGTTTTGGAATATGGGAACCGTTTCCAAAAAACAAGAATTGTATAGAGTATTCTTCAGTTGAAGTCACCTGTGTGGCATATGATAGCAATGATACATCAGGAGTCATACCCGATAGAATTGAGTTTGTTGGATTAAAGAACGGTAAAAAATTGACGTCTGATGGCAATGTTTTCTTCACCACCAAAAGAAAAG ACAATGGGCGAAAGCTGTTCTACACATTACACATTCGGAATGTTACGATGAAATATGATAGTCAAAGTGGACCAATAGGAAATTACTTCTGTCGGGCCTACGCAGTTAATAGCACAAAATATGAAGTAGAGCATGGCTTCTATATCAACGTTATACAAG aAAGTGATATCCCTAAAGTTGAAACTTCCAAAGTTGATGTCCTTGAGCCTGGTGATACCGCAACAATAACATGCAATATGACTGACAGAGGATATCGTCACAATGTACTTAAGCAGATTGCCTGGTTTAAAAATGGCCGCATGCTACGAAGTGTGAAAAATCCTAATCCTGCAGATCCTGAAAAGGCCCTTGGTCCGCTGGTTATTGAGGAGGCGATCGCCAAAGACGGCGGAAATTACACCTGCGTGATAAATGTAATGCTTCGTGCTGTGCTAGAGTACAATGTGTCAGATATCACTCCCGTCTCAG CAACAACGCTTGAATACAAGGAGGCAGAAAGCAAAGCAGTGAAAACAGGAGAGGACGTGACACTGGAATGCCGTGCGCGAGGTTTTCCTTTAAATCTGGAGTGGAAAGTTCGcaaaaacaaggacaaaaagGCTAAATGCTTTA ATACATCAATAGATGGCCGATTCAAGATAATACAGGAAAAAATGTATGATCCTTATTTCTTGACAATCACCAATCTGAACACCAACGACACTGGTATCTATTACTGTTGCCTGCCATCCAACTGCTCTGCCAAGGTCACTATTAAAGAATACTGTCAGCGGTTTACCCTCATTGTTACTG ATCCGGCATACAGTGGTTCCACAATGCTATGGGCATCTCGTGTCGTGATTCTTGCCCTGATGACCCTCTCGTTCACACACCCGTAA
- the LOC140937716 gene encoding hemicentin-1-like isoform X1, with protein MSCSICFVIFLVFVSVFASTANAGFGIWEPFPKNKNCIEYSSVEVTCVAYDSNDTSGVIPDRIEFVGLKNGKKLTSDGNVFFTTKRKDNGRKLFYTLHIRNVTMKYDSQSGPIGNYFCRAYAVNSTKYEVEHGFYINVIQESDIPKVETSKVDVLEPGDTATITCNMTDRGYRHNVLKQIAWFKNGRMLRSVKNPNPADPEKALGPLVIEEAIAKDGGNYTCVINVMLRAVLEYNVSDITPVSVATTLEYKEAESKAVKTGEDVTLECRARGFPLNLEWKVRKNKDKKAKCFNTSIDGRFKIIQEKMYDPYFLTITNLNTNDTGIYYCCLPSNCSAKVTIKEYCQRFTLIVTDPAYSGSTMLWASRVVILALMTLSFTHP; from the exons CTGGTTTTGGAATATGGGAACCGTTTCCAAAAAACAAGAATTGTATAGAGTATTCTTCAGTTGAAGTCACCTGTGTGGCATATGATAGCAATGATACATCAGGAGTCATACCCGATAGAATTGAGTTTGTTGGATTAAAGAACGGTAAAAAATTGACGTCTGATGGCAATGTTTTCTTCACCACCAAAAGAAAAG ACAATGGGCGAAAGCTGTTCTACACATTACACATTCGGAATGTTACGATGAAATATGATAGTCAAAGTGGACCAATAGGAAATTACTTCTGTCGGGCCTACGCAGTTAATAGCACAAAATATGAAGTAGAGCATGGCTTCTATATCAACGTTATACAAG aAAGTGATATCCCTAAAGTTGAAACTTCCAAAGTTGATGTCCTTGAGCCTGGTGATACCGCAACAATAACATGCAATATGACTGACAGAGGATATCGTCACAATGTACTTAAGCAGATTGCCTGGTTTAAAAATGGCCGCATGCTACGAAGTGTGAAAAATCCTAATCCTGCAGATCCTGAAAAGGCCCTTGGTCCGCTGGTTATTGAGGAGGCGATCGCCAAAGACGGCGGAAATTACACCTGCGTGATAAATGTAATGCTTCGTGCTGTGCTAGAGTACAATGTGTCAGATATCACTCCCGTCTCAG TAGCAACAACGCTTGAATACAAGGAGGCAGAAAGCAAAGCAGTGAAAACAGGAGAGGACGTGACACTGGAATGCCGTGCGCGAGGTTTTCCTTTAAATCTGGAGTGGAAAGTTCGcaaaaacaaggacaaaaagGCTAAATGCTTTA ATACATCAATAGATGGCCGATTCAAGATAATACAGGAAAAAATGTATGATCCTTATTTCTTGACAATCACCAATCTGAACACCAACGACACTGGTATCTATTACTGTTGCCTGCCATCCAACTGCTCTGCCAAGGTCACTATTAAAGAATACTGTCAGCGGTTTACCCTCATTGTTACTG ATCCGGCATACAGTGGTTCCACAATGCTATGGGCATCTCGTGTCGTGATTCTTGCCCTGATGACCCTCTCGTTCACACACCCGTAA